The genomic stretch AAATTGCATGACGACTTAGAAacatttgtgaattttttttctcaaaagctCAATTGCTTTGGGAGATATAGAATTTTGAAATGTCCTTATGTTTCTAAAAGTACATGGCGggtaattaaaaaatcaaagctTAATAATTCTTTAACCAATAAAAGTTTTCATATTTTATGTGACACTAAAACTGGCTCATTTCATAAAATGATTTCATTGTCTGGAAATTACTGTCAAACTCGAGACCCCAGCTCCCGTTTTGGCATTAGAGCCCCTGTCGCATCTTTCGGAATTACCCCTACGCTTTTCTCTTTAAATTAATTATGCTTGGAGAGTGAGGAGAATAGTTAGACCTCTGCAAACTTTCACCTTCTCTAGAGAAATCTCGGCGGAAATAGAATGATCAGAATGATCCGGTTACTCTTTCAGTCTTGCCCAGGGTTCTACCGCTCATGTATACAATTAGCCAAGGCTGGGGCGAAGCTTCCATTGATGAGTATATAATTTACTTCATACGATAAACATGTAACCTTTGCAAAGAAGTTCACTTGGAGTTGAGGCTGCCATCAATtgaaaacttgtgaaaaaaaactAGTAaactttgacagctgtcaattctACATATCATAaatgtgcaatatcaggttgcaggcttcCACACTAGCCAGAAAGTGTGACATTCCACATTGGTTTCTGTGTGGTGCTGGCCGACGGACGGACGAGCGGAcgtatggtcacgtgattaccaaaatttctcggatggatagattaccaaattttctcaccGTGGTGCTCCGCTATTAATTGTCATACTGCGATGCTCTCTCCTTAAAGTTATCGTTATAcaataacaagacaaaacacaggacaatataaaaaaaaagagaatgaTGAAACAGGAATATGTTGGCAATTACCGTGTTTGgtgatttctatttttttctcaacGCTGGCGTATACAACCTCATCCTCTGATTCTTGAATTGTTAGATCAGTAGAGTCCATCAGCATATATAGATCTTCATTCTCGATATCGTTACATAAGGTGTCATCCTTTGATTCGATtctatctttgtttctttttttggacTAAAATATGAGGAGAAAAGTGATACGGTCAGACGTAAGCAAATTGATAGATATTATAAAGAAAGGTATAGAGCGAAATGAGATAGATCTAATTAATAAGCACAAAAGAATTGCTGTGCTAAAACGTCAGGCCTTCAGTTCTATAAATTAATAACAAGTACGTCTACAAAAATGCACGCATGTCCTTTAACGCCGAATTAGTTTTTTCATTGAATAACCAACATGTTTAAGACAATATGCACCTGATAAATCGGTCATATTGCAAGGTCAGTCGTGGCCTCCAGGACAAAAATTTTCCACCTTGCTATCGGTTAATGTCAATGAAAAGTAAAACTACCTCAAAATCTCGAAGTTCTTCTGAAAGCTCAGAGTGTCCATTTTCTTCTGCTATCTCTTTAGGACGCAAGCCGTCTTTGTTCTTGAGCGCCAATGCTCTTGATGCTGTTGGACAGTATTGGACAAACGCTGCTATCGTTTGTGCGAGACCATAGGCGGCTGCAAAATGCATCATTGTGGGATAGGTGCTGTCTGCTTGATCTGGTGAAAATCACAGGAAAATTCATGGGGAGTAAATTCAAGGAGCAAAAATATCGTTGCCTAGCTATAAACAAAAGAGAATGctgtaaacaataataattcatGCTTAATTATAAGGATCAATTCTTTAAACAATCACGCCAGATTATGAATGGCAACAGTCTaatttttgtgaaaggtttaaacccatccaggagtcatttcataagtaggttgagtttgtttcgtccgggtgaacgtagtcctgaataggactgttgttgttgacagtgactgatgtttcgacaacctgtgcggtagtcgtcttcagagtcaaagtcagttgtatcacgtcagttgatgttatcaactctggttattgacctgattggtcaattgatGAACTCACTGCAAAATGGGATCGGTCGTCTCTAACAAAATCACACTATCACTGCATCTTACAAGTATTGCACGTAGGCAGTTGCACATTGAcaaaaatttgtgttttttaagCTAGGTATGCCGGATTTTCTCTTACGAATATTTAAAACATACCGTTAACTTTTTCTGGAAATGTAGCGTCCAGTAGATGAAAATCGTGTGGtgatttccttttaattttctgaGCCATTCCTTTGTCAAACTGTTTTATATTTGCGGTGGAAATCCCGAAGGAGCTGCACAAAAGCTCATCAGGATCTGTCACTTTTTCTAACAAGTCCTGAAGAACTTTACTTCGGGAGACAAATTCAAAGGAGCAGTCAGCGATGAAAGGATCGTGCTGTTTAATCTTGTCATATATTGTAACAGTGGTTTTCTCAGGTGGATAGTACACTGCAAGGAATGAACAAGAACTATTGAAGGTGCTAATGTCAAATCCACTATATATGTGACAAACCCGATGGTAATCTTCTGTGATTGCAAGGAGCAAATGAAGTGGCGCGGTGGTGAGGGTTGCACTAGCTCGACTTACAACAATGTGGCCTTCGTTCGAGTCCCGGCATCGAGGCCATATTTAGGTTGACTTTGTTTTGCGGGGTTTAGTCTTCTCTTCTCTGAGAGGTTCTTTTCCGGATGCTCCAGTTTTTCCTTCTCCTTAAAAGCTATAACATTCGATCCTGGACACAAGAACACTTTCAAACGAGATTTTTTGGAATTCATAAGTAACGTGTGGGTGAACAAATCGCTTTTACCATTATATATTCGTACAGTCGAGTTGTCCGGTACGCGAATATGCCGTAGTTAAGGACTTATTTAATAACCCAAAGAGAGTACAGAAAGACAGACAGCAGAGAGCGgaataaaattaaactaaacGTGTGCTATGGTCATTGTTCTACCTGGTCCGATAAAAAGAGATTATTGCAATTATAAGGAGTGTATAAAGTGAGCAAATCAATAACAAGACTATAGGTCAGCGTTGCGCCTCTCTTACCTGGCGCATGGGCCTGAATAGTGCAGCTGTTTAGTAGTAATGCGGGCACTCTTAGGCAGTGACTCTCTCCTTTAAACTGTACTTGATATGGTCCACCGTCTGCAAGGAGGGGCTTGTTGAATACGAACAGAACTCTCTCCTTTGCCTGAATTGGAAGTTAATAAGGGAAAGAAACACAGGCTTAACTGCACAAACGTATTCTGTCCGAATGCTCTGTTAGCACGTGTTTAGCCTGTTCtgagcgttcagatagtagggCGCGGGTTAAATATAGACCGAGGAAAACAAGAGGGAAGACTGGGGGAAAGGGTAGGGATTCTCTCGCTCGCCCAAGTCCCCTCTTGCTTTCCCTTGTTTTCCCTAACGCTCGCCCCGTACGATTCAACGCGCTCCCCACTATTCTGATTACCGGAAAAGGCCTAGAAGGCAAAGAATAGAACGTTGTGACTTGCGAAGCATTATGTCCTacttatttcaaaatattagACTTATGAATGCCGATCAGAAGCTGTATCTCGTGTAGGGCCTTCCACATAGCCCTATGCCCTTTTAGCGAAAAATAGAGAAATCAAAAGAAACAATGAAGTCTCTTAGCCCCGAAACAAttaacaatggaaataaaattttcataGCTACACCTACTGACAGGCTTGAATAAAGACATGTAATCCACGTTTTCAGCTGACACACTTTCTGAGTGAGATAGTTTTGTGACGAGTAATGAACCATTAACCTGTCCGTGAGAGATGTTTTACGATCGGAGGGTTGGCACAAATGCCTTGGTCAATACATCTGAAAAACAACAGTTCTTCTTTTCGGTGTAATACAACAGTAAAATTCTTACATCATATTGTGACTTTTCTGGCGATACTGCTACAAGCTGCCTGACCTCATCTGAAACATCAATGGCGATATTTGATTTAACTGAACAAGACTGACAGATTATAAAGTTAGTGGTCAGCTATCTTTAAGACGGACACtattattcttttctttacaaGAGAGTTCAAGTCATGGGCTGTTCGTAACATGCAATGACTTTCG from Porites lutea chromosome 1, jaPorLute2.1, whole genome shotgun sequence encodes the following:
- the LOC140934078 gene encoding uncharacterized protein; this translates as MDDPDCIYDEVRQLVAVSPEKSQYDAKERVLFVFNKPLLADGGPYQVQFKGESHCLRVPALLLNSCTIQAHAPVYYPPEKTTVTIYDKIKQHDPFIADCSFEFVSRSKVLQDLLEKVTDPDELLCSSFGISTANIKQFDKGMAQKIKRKSPHDFHLLDATFPEKVNDQADSTYPTMMHFAAAYGLAQTIAAFVQYCPTASRALALKNKDGLRPKEIAEENGHSELSEELRDFESKKRNKDRIESKDDTLCNDIENEDLYMLMDSTDLTIQESEDEVVYASVEKKIEITKHEIPMTPEMWKAIFLAEQAVNESWRNHNLSEETAKTFSQFIQKCARQNGENSSTILDETSRRESAPSLPPKTYPMNKKRHSIHDIPDSAPPLPPRSPLSPRSSFFFSGLVNERRGSDPNIFHRMPFNFDTVSEEGTEKPPEPPARSRSFFPRGMESSWSGSDPNISLRRPHFDDKRDSFHEIKKSLTLAPKPSQVMNGAKRQPVLPNNISCQGPSSLEVTSMGSPRLPPRKPRPVPRRQRAASCDPAIPSYFDCTQRTVSVPDENGYVTVMEK